From a single Brassica oleracea var. oleracea cultivar TO1000 chromosome C5, BOL, whole genome shotgun sequence genomic region:
- the LOC106295928 gene encoding E3 ubiquitin ligase BIG BROTHER-related-like isoform X1, which yields MTSASELFSTRRSRRGRSVPDLESDSFLYRYHSDHHHRRHGIHHLNHRHDSNGCDPPRRAPPRLRRFCLSERRPVHDVQGTSQYLNTNGADLETEGNSFGNLERLPGAVLLARERLFERLRGVSLSSNSRSNRVSLSENQRESSFYGEPEGIQVSYECNKKPLGLTLGAINGLHRQTFSSAEVKTDRRDCSICLESFTNGDMLISLPCTHSFHSSCLNPWLKACGDCPYCRRAIAKDIEPCK from the exons ATGACGAGCGCATCGGAACTCTTCTCTACTCGAAGATCCCGTCGGGGTAGATCCGTCCCGGATTTAGAATCCGACTCTTTTCTTTATCGATACCACTCGGATCACCACCATCGACGTCACGGGATCCATCATCTTAATCACCGTCATGATTCCAACGGCTGTGATCCTCCCCGACGAGCCCCGCCGCGTCTCCGACGCTTCTGCCTCTCG GAACGTAGACCTGTTCATGATGTTCAAGGTACTTCACAGTATTTGAATACCAACGGTGCTGATTTGGAAACTGAAGGTAACAGCTTTGGAAACCTAGAGAGGCTTCCCGGAGCTGTTCTTCTCGCGAGGGAAAGACTTTTCGAAAGATTGAGAGGCGTTTCTTTGTCTAGTAACAG TCGAAGTAATAGAGTTTCACTGAGTGAGAATCAGAGAGAGTCCTCGTTCTATGGAGAACCAGAAGGGATTCAAGTGTCCTATGAATGCAACAAGAAACCATTAGGTCTCACACTAGGTGCCATTAATGGTTTACATCGGCAAACTTTTAGCTCAGCCGAGGTTAAAACTGATAGGAGAGATTGTAGCATATGTTTAGAGAGTTTCACTAACGGCGACATGCTTATTTCCTTGCCATGTACCCATAGTTTCCATTCCTCGTGCTTAAACCCTTGGCTTAAGGCTTGTGGAGATTGCCCTTATTGCCGTAGAGCCATAGCTAAGGATATAGAACCATGTAAATAG
- the LOC106295928 gene encoding E3 ubiquitin ligase BIG BROTHER-related-like isoform X2, translated as MTSASELFSTRRSRRGRSVPDLESDSFLYRYHSDHHHRRHGIHHLNHRHDSNGCDPPRRAPPRLRRFCLSERRPVHDVQGTSQYLNTNGADLETEGNSFGNLERLPGAVLLARERLFERLRGVSLSSNSRSNRVSLSENQRESSFYGEPEGIQVSYECNKKPLGLTLGAINGLHRQTFSSAEVKTDRRDCSICLESFTNGDMLISLPCTHSFHSSCLNPWLKACGDCPYCRRAIAKDIEPCK; from the exons ATGACGAGCGCATCGGAACTCTTCTCTACTCGAAG ATCCCGTCGGGGTAGATCCGTCCCGGATTTAGAATCCGACTCTTTTCTTTATCGATACCACTCGGATCACCACCATCGACGTCACGGGATCCATCATCTTAATCACCGTCATGATTCCAACGGCTGTGATCCTCCCCGACGAGCCCCGCCGCGTCTCCGACGCTTCTGCCTCTCG GAACGTAGACCTGTTCATGATGTTCAAGGTACTTCACAGTATTTGAATACCAACGGTGCTGATTTGGAAACTGAAGGTAACAGCTTTGGAAACCTAGAGAGGCTTCCCGGAGCTGTTCTTCTCGCGAGGGAAAGACTTTTCGAAAGATTGAGAGGCGTTTCTTTGTCTAGTAACAG TCGAAGTAATAGAGTTTCACTGAGTGAGAATCAGAGAGAGTCCTCGTTCTATGGAGAACCAGAAGGGATTCAAGTGTCCTATGAATGCAACAAGAAACCATTAGGTCTCACACTAGGTGCCATTAATGGTTTACATCGGCAAACTTTTAGCTCAGCCGAGGTTAAAACTGATAGGAGAGATTGTAGCATATGTTTAGAGAGTTTCACTAACGGCGACATGCTTATTTCCTTGCCATGTACCCATAGTTTCCATTCCTCGTGCTTAAACCCTTGGCTTAAGGCTTGTGGAGATTGCCCTTATTGCCGTAGAGCCATAGCTAAGGATATAGAACCATGTAAATAG
- the LOC106295930 gene encoding telomere repeat-binding factor 1-like isoform X1: protein MLLNRFCEVIDCTFFPFILVVYEQYHAPPDFKRLLLAKLKYLTACRKLIKLSPNSTPLSSHRRKHLGTSSGKQRSLSLPSPKTDGDEVNVETNAQIDPELARLKTMNVHNAAAIAAQAVAEAEPAMAVAEEAAKDAELAEAEAEVAQAFAEEDTTTAKWVAHGVNKHWSMRYVMLI, encoded by the exons ATGCTGTTAAATAGATTTTGTGAAGTCATTGACTGTACCTTTTTTCCTTTTATTTTGGTTGTATATGAACAATATCACGCTCCACCAGACTTCAAACGGTTGCTGTTGGCCAAGCTAAAGTACTTGACAGCTTGTCGGAAACTTATCAAG TTAAGTCCAAACTCCACTCCATTGTCTTCCCACAGAAGAAAACATTTAGGGACATCTTCTGGAAAACAGAGAAGTCTCTCTTTGCCTTCACCTAAAACAGACGGAGATGAAGTGAATGTTGAGACAAACGCACAGATTGATCCGGAGTTAGCCAGACTGAAGACTATGAACGTACATAACGCGGCAGCGATTGCAGCACAGGCAGTTGCAGAGGCAGAGCCTGCCATGGCAGTGGCTGAAGAAGCTGCAAAGGATGCAGAGTTAGCAGAGGCCGAAGCAGAAGTAGCTCAAGCTTTCGCAGAAGAAGATACAACAACTGCAAAGTG GGTTGCTCATGGTGTAAATAAG CATTGGAGTATGAGATATGTGATGCTCATATAG
- the LOC106295930 gene encoding telomere repeat-binding factor 1-like isoform X2: MLLNRFCEVIDCTFFPFILVVYEQYHAPPDFKRLLLAKLKYLTACRKLIKLSPNSTPLSSHRRKHLGTSSGKQRSLSLPSPKTDGDEVNVETNAQIDPELARLKTMNVHNAAAIAAQAVAEAEPAMAVAEEAAKDAELAEAEAEVAQAFAEEDTTTAK; encoded by the exons ATGCTGTTAAATAGATTTTGTGAAGTCATTGACTGTACCTTTTTTCCTTTTATTTTGGTTGTATATGAACAATATCACGCTCCACCAGACTTCAAACGGTTGCTGTTGGCCAAGCTAAAGTACTTGACAGCTTGTCGGAAACTTATCAAG TTAAGTCCAAACTCCACTCCATTGTCTTCCCACAGAAGAAAACATTTAGGGACATCTTCTGGAAAACAGAGAAGTCTCTCTTTGCCTTCACCTAAAACAGACGGAGATGAAGTGAATGTTGAGACAAACGCACAGATTGATCCGGAGTTAGCCAGACTGAAGACTATGAACGTACATAACGCGGCAGCGATTGCAGCACAGGCAGTTGCAGAGGCAGAGCCTGCCATGGCAGTGGCTGAAGAAGCTGCAAAGGATGCAGAGTTAGCAGAGGCCGAAGCAGAAGTAGCTCAAGCTTTCGCAGAAGAAGATACAACAACTGCAAAGTG A